The DNA region TCTTCGCCTGCAACTTTCGGGTAAGGCACTTGTGTTGAGTGACTAGGGCTTTTATGTTTTTGACTGCTTCTGACTAGTAGTTTGTCTGTTCTTAAAAATATATGAACTATGTAGGataacatatatttttttgctttttttgaaAATATCAAAACAGAAATGACCTCTGGGCACTTGGCTGCACCTTGTACCAAATGCTTTCAGGAACTTCTCCTTTCAAAGATGCAAGTGAGTGGCTTATTTTTCAAAGAATTATAGCAAGAGATCTTAGGTTTCCAAATAATTTTTCAGAGGAAGCTAAAGACCTTATCAACCGGTTATTGGTAAGCTATCAACTTATACTTATTGCAATTAGCTTCTATTAGTAATTGTGCTAGTGATATCTAGCCTTCCCTTAGGGTGACAGCCAGTTAGACCAAGTAAATAGCCCTCCACCCACTATGgaacaaaaaatgttttttttggtGAACTGGGAAGACAACATCCATATTCTCAAAAAAATTTATGGGAttctttttcttaaaaattATATGGAGTTATACACCACTTATGTTCTTGGGAATGTAACTGTTTCAGGATTTAGATCCTAGCAGAAGACCAGGTGCCAGGCCGGATGGTTATGCTGCACTGAAGATGCATCCATTCTTTAAGGGAGTTGACTGGAAAAATTTGCGAACACAAACTCCTCCAAAACTGGCTTTGGAGACAGGGGTAtggatttcaattttgttttggaaatatttttatgGAGAAATTCAACTCTTGCTTATATTATTCCATTCTTGCATGGACATTTTTAGATTGTTTATTAAAACATTGTGTTTATATGCTTTTGGTGTTCAGTCAGATAAGGGTGATAGCCGCGATAACTCATGGAACCCCTTGCACATTGGAGATGGTgcagcaaaacaaaatgaggGTAACAGTGGTGCCACATCTTCTTCTGAAGGATCTGGTCATGTAACTAGGCTTGCTTCAATTGATTCCTTTGATTCCAAATGGTAATCTCTACACCCGTGCTTTGTGTTTATCATCACTTGTTTTACTTGTAAGACCTAGATTATTTTGCTTACGAAGTTTTTTGTGAACTTGTGTGTTTTAGTGTAATGTTATTCCTGTTTCTTGGAAAGAATCTCGGATCTAAATATGCTTAACTGACACTTGATTTGAAGGTTAAACGTTTTATTTCTAATTACTTTAGCAATTATCTTTGCTTCTTTCTTATATGAAATCCAAGTCGATGTTTTAATCTATGTTTTACCATGCTAATAGGCAACAATTCCTGGAGCCTGGAGAGTCAGTTCTTATGATCTCAATGGTgaagaaaattcaaaaactGACAAGCAAGAAGGTGCAGCTTATCCTCACCAACAAGCCAAAATTGATTTATGTGGATCCTGCAAAGCTAATAGTGAAGGGAAATATAATCTGGTCGGACAACTCTAATGACTTCAGCATCCAAGTCACTAGTCCATCACAGTTCAAGATTTGTACGGTATGCCCTTACTTCCTGTTCTCTCTGTTACATCATTTTCAGTGAGTTTTCCCCTAAGATTTTGCATCATGGCTCTATTACTGAGAAAATGCTTTACAGTGTATTTACGATAATATGACATTGAACTATGGAGTGCCATGAAATGCGATGCTGTTATAGCCTTGAGTTGATGAAATTGCTTCTCAAGTTTTACGTAGTTGCATTTCCTTTTCTGATACCATGTAATTTTTCCAGCCGAAAAAGGTATTGCAATTTGAGGATGCAAAACAAAGAGCTTGGCAATGGAAGAAGGCAATTGAGGGGCTTCAAAATAGGTGAAATCCGTGCGTGGTCttcatacatattttttttttggatatcaTAGTGTGGAGGAACCAAGATCAAGATGTGCCCCGGGCAATTATTATCTAATGAACGAGGTTGGTGTCTGCGGATTCATCTTTTTCAAGGTGCAAAGCTTCCACCCCTCTCGATGCCCAGAACTAAACATGTGTCGATGGTTTTTCGCCCGTTTCATGCTTTGTGTGGCATAATTTTGTACTTGCGAGCTCCTAAGTTGTAGGGTCTGTAAAGGGGCTGGGATCATTACTTGTTTATTGTATCTAAAGTTACAATCCAGTGAACGAAATTTTTAAATATCTTTACATTGAAAGATATGATGTTTCTCTAAATAAACAAAGTGAGATGTGAAATTGTTGCATTTTGTTCCCAACTCTTGAGATGGATGCTGTTGCAACTAACCCTTAGAAGTGCCTGCGCCGCATCATTGGCGACGAAAATAAGTGTACGCAGCGGAAATCCATGGCCACAGAACCCTGTTCATAGGTGACCCGCTACAGATGATTATCGGTGCCATTATTCATCCCTCGTCGAATTATTGTTCTATCAGTAAATGTTGAAGTGGTCAAAATGTTACGTAGATGATTATCGATGTCATTATCTTCGTAACCATATATTAATATCCCAAATGCCTAATGTTCAACTAATCCTGATTTTTATACACTTAGACAATGATATAATACTCACTAC from Malus domestica chromosome 01, GDT2T_hap1 includes:
- the LOC114823991 gene encoding 3-phosphoinositide-dependent protein kinase 1 gives rise to the protein MLAMEKDFDTKLKIQGNSSNAANSNVPRSKSFAFRAPQEHFTIQDFELGKIYGVGSYSKVVRAKKKDTGTVYALKIMDKKFITKENKTAYVKLERIVLDQLDHPGIVRLFFTFQDSFSLYMALESCEGGELFDQITRKGRLSEDEARFYAAEVVDALEYIHSMGLIHRDIKPENLLLTSEGNIKIADFGSVKPMQDSRITVLPNAASDDKACTFVGTAAYVPPEVLNSSPATFGNDLWALGCTLYQMLSGTSPFKDASEWLIFQRIIARDLRFPNNFSEEAKDLINRLLDLDPSRRPGARPDGYAALKMHPFFKGVDWKNLRTQTPPKLALETGSDKGDSRDNSWNPLHIGDGAAKQNEGNSGATSSSEGSGHVTRLASIDSFDSKWQQFLEPGESVLMISMVKKIQKLTSKKVQLILTNKPKLIYVDPAKLIVKGNIIWSDNSNDFSIQVTSPSQFKICTPKKVLQFEDAKQRAWQWKKAIEGLQNR